From Novosphingobium sp. 9, the proteins below share one genomic window:
- the ureG gene encoding urease accessory protein UreG → MTLTSTNGPLRVGIGGPVGSGKTALMDALCRTFRADYQIAAITNDIYTREDAEFLTRAGSLEAERILGVETGGCPHTAIREDASMNLAAVDRLHRTFPDLDLILIESGGDNLAATFSPELADLTIYVIDVSAGDKIPRKGGPGITRSDLLVINKIDLAPLVGASLPVMDRDATKMRGTKPFVFTNIRADQGVDAIARLIVEQGGLPDRLPPAQPLFKPEKIA, encoded by the coding sequence ATGACACTTACCTCCACAAACGGCCCTCTGCGTGTGGGCATCGGTGGCCCGGTCGGCTCGGGCAAGACGGCGCTGATGGACGCGCTGTGCCGCACCTTCCGTGCCGACTACCAGATCGCCGCGATCACCAACGACATCTACACGCGCGAGGATGCCGAGTTCCTCACCCGCGCCGGATCGCTGGAGGCCGAGCGTATCCTCGGCGTCGAGACCGGCGGTTGCCCGCATACAGCGATCCGCGAGGATGCCTCGATGAACCTCGCCGCGGTCGACCGGCTGCATCGGACCTTCCCCGATCTCGACCTGATCCTGATCGAAAGCGGCGGCGATAATCTGGCGGCCACTTTCAGCCCCGAGCTGGCGGACCTGACAATCTACGTGATCGACGTCTCGGCGGGCGATAAGATTCCGCGCAAGGGAGGCCCCGGCATTACCCGCTCGGACCTGCTCGTCATCAACAAGATTGACCTTGCCCCGCTGGTCGGCGCCAGCCTGCCGGTGATGGACCGCGATGCCACGAAAATGCGCGGGACCAAGCCGTTCGTCTTCACCAATATCCGCGCCGATCAGGGCGTCGATGCCATTGCCCGCCTGATCGTCGAACAGGGCGGCCTGCCCGATCGCCTGCCGCCCGCGCAGCCGCTTTTCAAACCGGAGAAAATCGCATGA
- a CDS encoding urease accessory protein UreE has product MRRIYSVEPASEEPCEDSVLLDFDRRNRRRIVLTSEAGRALLLDMPSAVHLRDGERLRIEDGSLVLVRAAAEALLEIGAEDSAALVRIAWHLGNRHLPTQLLPGPDGGTLRIRYDHVIEHMVLGLGGTCTRIEAPFDPEGGAYSGGGHSHSHDHDHDHAHDHGHHHHHA; this is encoded by the coding sequence ATGCGCCGCATATATTCCGTCGAGCCCGCTTCCGAAGAACCTTGTGAGGACTCGGTCCTGCTCGATTTCGACCGTCGCAACCGCCGCCGCATCGTGCTGACGAGCGAGGCGGGGCGAGCGCTGCTGCTCGATATGCCCAGCGCGGTGCACTTGCGCGATGGCGAGCGGTTGCGGATCGAGGACGGCTCGCTGGTGCTGGTACGTGCCGCCGCCGAGGCGTTGCTGGAGATCGGGGCTGAAGATAGCGCAGCGCTGGTGCGGATCGCCTGGCATCTGGGCAATCGCCACCTGCCGACGCAACTGCTTCCCGGTCCTGATGGCGGCACCTTGCGCATTCGCTACGATCATGTGATCGAGCACATGGTTCTGGGCCTTGGCGGCACCTGCACGCGGATCGAGGCGCCGTTCGATCCGGAAGGCGGGGCCTATTCCGGCGGCGGCCATTCGCATAGTCATGACCATGACCATGACCACGCGCACGATCATGGGCATCACCACCATCACGCCTGA
- the ureC gene encoding urease subunit alpha: MAFTMTRVAYADMYGPTVGDRLRLGDTALLIRIERDATLYGEEVKFGGGKVIRDGMGQSQRTREAGAMDTVITNAVILDWSGIYKADIGLRDGRIHAIGKAGNPDVQPGVDIVIGPGTEIIAGEGKIVTAGGIDAHIHFICPQQVEEALASGITTMLGGGTGPATGTNATTCTPGPWHIARMLMAAEGLPVNLAFAGKGNASEPAALVEQIEAGACAMKLHEDWGTTPASIDCCLTVADAMNVQVMIHTDTLNESGFVDDTIAAFKGRTIHAFHTEGAGGGHAPDIIKVAGLPNVIPSSTNPTMPFTVNTVDEHLDMLMVCHHLDPGIAEDIAFAESRIRKETIAAEDVLHDMGALSVLSSDSQAMGRVGEVITRTWQTAHKMKLQRGALPGDGDTDGEEHDNLRARRYVAKYTINPAIAHGLADEVGSVEVGKLADLVIWDPAFFGAKPDLIVKGGTIVAAMMGDPNASIPTPQPVHARPMFGQYGSAMAAACVTFVSQAALDGGVKERLGLRRQVVAIANVRGIGKADMKLNDALPAIEVDPETYEVRADGELLTCLPADVLPLAQRYFLY; this comes from the coding sequence ATGGCCTTCACGATGACCCGCGTGGCCTATGCCGACATGTATGGCCCGACGGTGGGCGACCGGCTGCGGCTGGGCGATACCGCGCTGCTGATCAGGATCGAGCGCGATGCCACGCTCTATGGCGAGGAGGTCAAGTTCGGCGGCGGCAAGGTGATCCGCGATGGCATGGGCCAGAGCCAGCGGACCCGCGAGGCGGGCGCGATGGACACGGTGATCACCAATGCGGTGATCCTGGACTGGAGCGGCATCTACAAGGCGGACATCGGCCTTCGCGACGGGCGCATCCATGCTATCGGCAAGGCGGGCAACCCGGACGTGCAGCCCGGCGTCGATATCGTCATCGGCCCCGGCACCGAAATCATTGCGGGCGAGGGCAAGATCGTCACGGCAGGTGGGATCGATGCGCATATCCACTTCATCTGCCCGCAGCAGGTGGAAGAGGCGCTGGCCTCGGGCATCACGACGATGCTGGGCGGCGGGACGGGGCCTGCCACCGGCACCAATGCCACCACCTGTACGCCGGGTCCCTGGCATATCGCGCGCATGCTGATGGCTGCCGAGGGCCTGCCGGTGAACCTGGCCTTTGCGGGCAAGGGCAATGCCAGCGAGCCCGCCGCCCTCGTCGAGCAGATCGAGGCGGGGGCCTGCGCGATGAAGCTGCACGAGGACTGGGGCACCACGCCCGCCTCGATCGACTGCTGCCTGACCGTCGCGGACGCGATGAACGTGCAGGTGATGATCCATACCGATACGCTGAACGAGAGCGGCTTCGTGGATGATACCATCGCCGCCTTCAAGGGCCGCACCATCCACGCCTTCCACACCGAAGGAGCAGGCGGCGGTCACGCGCCCGATATCATCAAGGTGGCGGGGCTGCCCAATGTGATCCCCTCGTCCACCAATCCGACGATGCCGTTCACCGTCAACACCGTGGACGAGCATCTCGACATGCTGATGGTGTGCCATCACCTCGACCCCGGCATTGCCGAGGATATCGCCTTCGCCGAGAGCCGCATCCGCAAGGAGACGATCGCGGCGGAGGACGTGCTGCACGATATGGGCGCGCTCTCGGTGCTCTCGTCCGACAGCCAGGCGATGGGCCGGGTGGGTGAGGTGATCACCCGCACCTGGCAGACCGCGCACAAGATGAAGCTGCAGCGCGGCGCGCTTCCGGGCGACGGAGACACGGATGGCGAAGAGCACGACAACCTGCGTGCGCGGCGCTACGTCGCCAAGTACACGATCAACCCGGCGATCGCCCATGGGCTGGCAGACGAGGTGGGCTCGGTCGAAGTGGGCAAGCTGGCCGATCTGGTGATCTGGGACCCGGCCTTCTTCGGCGCCAAGCCCGATCTGATCGTCAAGGGCGGGACGATCGTGGCAGCGATGATGGGCGATCCCAATGCCTCGATCCCGACGCCGCAGCCGGTCCATGCAAGGCCGATGTTCGGCCAGTACGGGTCGGCCATGGCGGCCGCGTGCGTGACCTTCGTTTCGCAGGCGGCGCTGGACGGCGGGGTGAAGGAACGGCTCGGCCTCAGGCGCCAGGTGGTGGCGATCGCCAATGTGCGTGGGATCGGCAAGGCCGACATGAAGCTGAACGATGCGCTGCCGGCGATCGAGGTCGACCCCGAGACCTACGAGGTGCGTGCCGATGGCGAACTGCTTACCTGCCTGCCCGCAGACGTGCTGCCGCTGGCGCAGCGCTACTTCCTCTACTGA
- a CDS encoding urease accessory protein UreF, which yields MTMTMTTRTIMGITTITPDIALNLGPGAATDAAVSAAGLFDLLSWMSPAWPVGAYTHSGGLEWAVEERFITDAPSCQGWIADLLGQGPLWSDLVLFAHAFHAARAGDGIALLAVAELAHAAATGAERRLETCAQGEAFRRIAGAAASAEAFVLLDDVPEDELAYPVACACLMAQADLPLEPALAAFAHGAVANLVSAAQRLVPLGQTHAQQVLRALKPQVLVQAARAAALDPNEDPFAQMGSASLMAELGCMAHETQYTRLFRT from the coding sequence ATGACCATGACCATGACCACGCGCACGATCATGGGCATCACCACCATCACGCCTGACATCGCCCTCAATCTGGGGCCGGGCGCAGCAACAGACGCCGCAGTTAGCGCCGCCGGTCTGTTCGACCTGCTTAGCTGGATGTCTCCGGCCTGGCCGGTGGGCGCCTATACCCATTCCGGTGGGCTGGAATGGGCGGTGGAGGAACGCTTCATCACCGATGCGCCTTCGTGCCAAGGCTGGATCGCCGACCTGCTGGGGCAGGGGCCGCTGTGGAGCGATCTGGTGCTCTTCGCCCATGCCTTCCACGCGGCGAGGGCAGGCGACGGCATCGCGCTGCTCGCCGTGGCCGAACTCGCCCACGCGGCCGCGACCGGAGCCGAGCGCAGGCTGGAGACCTGCGCGCAAGGCGAGGCGTTCCGCCGCATCGCCGGCGCTGCCGCTTCGGCTGAGGCCTTTGTGCTGCTGGACGACGTGCCCGAAGACGAACTGGCCTATCCGGTCGCCTGCGCCTGTCTGATGGCGCAGGCCGATCTTCCGCTCGAACCCGCGCTGGCGGCCTTCGCGCATGGCGCCGTCGCCAATCTCGTCTCGGCGGCGCAGCGTCTGGTGCCGCTGGGTCAGACCCATGCCCAGCAGGTGTTGCGCGCGTTGAAGCCGCAAGTGCTGGTGCAGGCTGCGCGGGCCGCAGCGCTCGATCCCAACGAAGACCCCTTCGCGCAGATGGGTTCGGCCAGCCTCATGGCCGAGCTTGGCTGCATGGCCCATGAAACCCAGTACACGAGGCTGTTCCGCACATGA
- a CDS encoding urease subunit gamma gives MRLTPREKDKLLIATAAMVARRRLERGVKLNYPEAIALISDFVAEGARDGLSVAHLMEAGAHVLTREQVMEGIAEMIADVQVEATFPDGTKLVTIHSPIR, from the coding sequence ATGCGTCTGACCCCTCGAGAAAAGGACAAGCTGCTGATCGCCACGGCGGCGATGGTCGCGCGGCGGCGGCTGGAGCGCGGGGTGAAGCTGAACTATCCCGAAGCGATCGCGCTGATCAGCGACTTCGTGGCCGAAGGCGCGCGCGACGGCTTGAGCGTGGCCCACCTGATGGAAGCGGGCGCCCATGTGCTCACCCGCGAACAGGTGATGGAGGGCATCGCCGAGATGATCGCCGACGTGCAGGTGGAAGCGACCTTCCCCGACGGCACCAAGCTGGTCACCATCCACAGCCCGATCCGTTGA